In the Candidatus Electrothrix sp. GW3-4 genome, one interval contains:
- a CDS encoding type II toxin-antitoxin system VapC family toxin, with amino-acid sequence MILIDTCGWIEWLTDGVLCRDFEEYFTKIDSVIVPTSVQFELYKWVARKQNIQTALEAVALTEQAEVVPLSTAIALQAADFSAEYSLSFADSIIYATARFHNAQLITSDNHFQDLPGVTFFRKRS; translated from the coding sequence ATGATTCTGATTGATACCTGCGGTTGGATTGAGTGGTTGACCGACGGCGTACTTTGCCGAGACTTTGAAGAGTATTTCACAAAGATAGATTCAGTCATCGTGCCGACATCGGTCCAGTTCGAGCTGTACAAGTGGGTGGCACGGAAACAGAACATACAGACAGCGTTAGAGGCGGTCGCCCTGACTGAACAGGCGGAAGTTGTCCCACTTTCCACAGCTATTGCCCTGCAAGCGGCAGATTTCTCCGCCGAGTATTCCCTCTCCTTTGCCGATTCGATTATCTATGCCACAGCCCGTTTTCATAATGCCCAGCTGATTACCTCGGACAATCATTTCCAAGACCTGCCGGGAGTAACATTTTTCAGGAAACGCTCCTGA
- a CDS encoding AbrB/MazE/SpoVT family DNA-binding domain-containing protein, with the protein MLQAKLSSKFQLSIPKAMRHDLDLQAGQQFTLVARGRIIELIPQQSISQARGMLSSCTYSDSSEYRDRNERNAE; encoded by the coding sequence ATGCTCCAAGCGAAACTTTCCAGCAAATTTCAATTGTCCATCCCAAAGGCTATGCGCCATGATCTTGACCTTCAGGCAGGTCAACAATTTACTTTGGTCGCACGGGGACGCATTATTGAACTGATTCCCCAACAGTCAATCAGCCAGGCCAGAGGTATGCTCTCGTCCTGTACATATAGCGATTCCTCCGAGTACCGGGACCGAAACGAACGGAATGCAGAATGA
- a CDS encoding restriction endonuclease subunit S, producing the protein MKPYPRYKDSGVEWIGEVPEHWDSIKLKYLFRWEKGTNAASYTNSYISHHSGEYPVYSGQTENNGILGHIESFDYDFENIILFVTTVGAKAMSLKRMSGRFSLSQNCALIIPHDIKITCSSYYFYFLQRLFSYEKNAISLIMQPSLRFEDLNQYSVFSLSHSEQTTIAAYLDRKTAEIDNLIANKERLIELYEEKKQAVINEAVTKGLNPDAEMKDSGVEWLGEIPKHWDAIKLKLCISSIDQGWSPQCEAQQADNNEWGILKVGCVNGEHFDSFQNKKLPDALPPRLQCKIQQNDIIVSRANIRDLVGLAALVEEDYPNILLCDKLFRFRSRDNIANAKFLVYYIRSSTSRMQIEERATGASSSMQNISQSVIKDLCIALPPLDEQISIVAHIVQKMSLIDQIITRTKRGINLFKEYRTALISEAVTGKIDVRDAG; encoded by the coding sequence ATGAAGCCGTATCCGAGGTATAAAGATTCCGGGGTGGAGTGGATTGGGGAGGTGCCGGAGCATTGGGATTCAATTAAGCTGAAGTATCTTTTTCGATGGGAAAAAGGAACTAATGCTGCTTCTTACACCAATAGTTACATAAGTCATCATTCTGGTGAATACCCAGTGTATAGTGGACAGACAGAAAATAATGGCATTTTAGGTCATATTGAGTCATTTGATTATGATTTTGAAAATATAATTCTTTTTGTTACAACGGTAGGGGCGAAGGCCATGTCTCTGAAGAGAATGTCAGGGAGATTTTCTTTGTCTCAGAATTGCGCGCTAATTATACCGCATGACATCAAGATAACTTGCTCATCATATTATTTCTACTTTTTACAAAGGTTATTTTCGTATGAAAAGAATGCTATTTCTCTCATAATGCAACCTTCGTTGCGCTTTGAAGACTTGAATCAATATTCAGTTTTCTCCTTGTCCCACTCTGAACAAACCACCATTGCCGCCTACCTTGACCGCAAAACAGCGGAAATAGATAACCTGATTGCCAACAAAGAGCGGTTGATTGAGCTGTACGAGGAGAAAAAGCAAGCGGTTATCAATGAGGCCGTAACCAAGGGCCTTAATCCTGATGCCGAGATGAAGGATTCAGGAGTGGAGTGGTTGGGGGAGATTCCGAAGCATTGGGATGCAATCAAATTAAAACTTTGCATATCCTCTATTGACCAAGGGTGGTCTCCACAATGTGAAGCACAACAGGCTGATAATAATGAGTGGGGAATTTTAAAAGTTGGCTGTGTAAATGGAGAGCATTTTGATTCCTTTCAAAATAAAAAGCTACCCGACGCATTACCCCCAAGACTTCAATGCAAGATTCAACAGAATGATATTATTGTTAGTAGAGCAAACATACGAGACCTTGTAGGACTGGCAGCACTTGTTGAAGAGGATTATCCCAACATTTTACTTTGTGACAAATTATTTCGTTTCAGATCAAGAGACAATATCGCAAATGCAAAATTCTTGGTTTATTACATTCGATCTTCTACAAGCCGTATGCAAATTGAAGAACGAGCTACAGGGGCTAGTAGTTCTATGCAAAATATTAGTCAATCTGTGATTAAAGACCTGTGCATTGCATTACCCCCATTGGATGAACAGATATCCATAGTTGCTCATATTGTACAAAAAATGTCTCTTATTGATCAAATCATCACCCGTACAAAACGAGGAATCAACCTGTTCAAAGAATACCGCACCGCCCTGATTTCCGAAGCAGTCACCGGCAAGATTGATGTACGGGATGCTGGATAG
- a CDS encoding virulence RhuM family protein — MSEEKGLQTTSQILIYQTEDGRTKIEVQLQGETVWLTQKHMADLFQSSKQNIGQHLKRIFEEGELEENSVVKKFFTTASDGKNYRTSFYNLDAIISVGYRIKSHVATRFRQWATRHIKEFIIKGFVLDDERLKNPDLPFDYFDELLRRIQDIRTSEKRFYRKVTDIYATSIDYDPTLDISINFFKTVQNKMHWAVTGHTAAEIIHERADHTKPNMGLMTWRGVKVRKGDVVNAKNYLNEEELLALNNLVEQYLVFAEGQAMRRIPMHMTDWIAKLDGFLQLNDRNILEHAGKISHKMAKELAQSEYDRFHQNRLQIDARQVEEEDFEQMTRQVEDKSKERKS, encoded by the coding sequence ATGAGCGAAGAAAAAGGGCTGCAAACAACCTCTCAGATTCTTATTTATCAGACAGAAGATGGCCGGACAAAAATAGAAGTACAGCTTCAGGGTGAAACTGTCTGGTTGACGCAAAAACATATGGCTGATTTGTTTCAATCCAGCAAGCAAAATATCGGACAGCATCTGAAAAGAATATTTGAAGAAGGGGAGTTGGAAGAAAATTCAGTTGTAAAGAAATTCTTTACAACTGCCAGTGACGGTAAAAATTACCGAACATCTTTTTATAATCTGGATGCCATTATTTCCGTGGGCTACCGGATCAAATCCCATGTCGCAACTCGCTTCCGACAATGGGCTACCCGCCACATTAAAGAATTCATTATCAAAGGCTTTGTGCTGGACGATGAGCGACTGAAAAACCCTGATTTGCCTTTTGATTATTTTGATGAATTACTCCGGCGCATTCAGGATATCCGCACCTCTGAAAAGAGATTCTATAGAAAGGTTACAGATATTTATGCCACAAGTATTGATTATGACCCAACGCTTGATATCAGCATCAACTTTTTCAAAACCGTTCAGAATAAAATGCATTGGGCCGTAACCGGGCATACTGCTGCTGAGATCATCCACGAACGGGCCGACCACACCAAGCCGAACATGGGGTTGATGACTTGGCGCGGTGTAAAAGTGCGTAAAGGCGATGTGGTGAATGCCAAGAATTACCTGAATGAGGAAGAGTTGCTGGCCTTGAACAATCTGGTGGAACAGTATCTGGTCTTTGCCGAGGGGCAGGCCATGCGACGTATTCCCATGCACATGACCGATTGGATAGCCAAACTGGATGGATTTTTGCAGTTGAACGACCGTAATATCTTGGAACATGCCGGAAAGATTTCTCATAAGATGGCAAAAGAACTGGCGCAATCGGAGTATGATCGTTTTCATCAGAACCGTTTACAGATTGACGCGCGGCAGGTAGAGGAAGAAGATTTTGAGCAGATGACCCGGCAGGTTGAGGATAAGAGCAAGGAGCGCAAGTCATGA
- a CDS encoding class I SAM-dependent DNA methyltransferase, translating to MTNFKDKANLIWQVADLLRGDYKQADYGKVILPMTVLRRLDCILAPTKDKVLAQLPKVEKMSSDTAKDAVLNKAAGFKFHNRSQYDFSKLVADPDNIAANLRNFSNGFSAGAREILEYFNFETEIDKMDDPKTDLLFQVVKAFAEIDLSAMDSMEMGYVFEELIRKFAELSNETAGEHFTPREVIRLMVDLLFITDRDSLTEPGMVTTLYDPACGTGGMLSVAESYLHELNPRGKLEVFGQEINPESYAVCKSDMLIKGQNPAHIKFGNTFTADELAEERFDYMLSNPPFGVSWKKAQKSIKEEHESKGHAGRFGAGLPRINDGAFLFLQHMLSKMKPEGSRIGIVFNGSPLFTGQAGSGESEIRKWIIENDWLEAVVALPDQLFYNTGIATYVWILSNHKSAERKGKVQLINATGAKDDKLLKEGKLDFNRFWQKMPRSLGNKRKAIAENGAEKGIGFIANLYGDFQENEFCKIYPNAFFGYWRVVVERPLIMENGQVKRDKKGQPKPDPKLRDYENIPFLRKDERGRLVPQSIEEYFEREVKPHVPGAWIDESKTKTGYEINFTKYFYEFKPLRSLAEIRADILRLEEETAELERRVLI from the coding sequence ATGACCAATTTCAAAGACAAAGCAAATCTTATCTGGCAGGTGGCCGACCTGCTGCGCGGCGATTACAAACAGGCGGATTACGGCAAAGTCATTCTGCCCATGACCGTGCTGCGGCGGCTGGACTGCATTCTTGCCCCCACCAAGGACAAGGTGCTGGCGCAACTGCCCAAGGTGGAAAAGATGTCTTCCGACACTGCCAAGGATGCTGTGCTGAACAAGGCTGCTGGGTTCAAGTTCCATAACCGCAGTCAGTACGATTTTTCCAAGCTGGTTGCTGACCCTGACAACATCGCGGCCAATCTGCGCAACTTCAGCAACGGCTTTTCTGCCGGAGCACGGGAAATCCTGGAATACTTCAATTTCGAGACCGAGATTGACAAGATGGATGATCCCAAAACCGACCTGCTCTTTCAGGTGGTCAAGGCCTTTGCTGAGATTGATCTTTCCGCTATGGACAGCATGGAGATGGGCTATGTCTTTGAAGAGCTGATCCGCAAGTTTGCTGAATTGTCCAACGAGACCGCAGGAGAGCATTTCACGCCCCGCGAGGTTATCCGCCTGATGGTTGATTTGCTTTTTATCACAGACCGGGACAGCCTGACAGAACCGGGCATGGTTACCACCCTCTATGATCCGGCCTGCGGCACCGGGGGTATGCTCTCTGTTGCGGAAAGCTATCTCCATGAACTCAATCCCAGGGGGAAACTGGAGGTCTTTGGCCAGGAGATCAATCCGGAATCCTATGCGGTCTGCAAGTCGGATATGCTGATCAAGGGCCAGAACCCGGCCCATATCAAATTCGGCAACACCTTTACTGCGGACGAGCTGGCAGAGGAACGCTTTGACTACATGCTCTCCAATCCGCCTTTCGGGGTGAGCTGGAAAAAGGCGCAAAAGAGCATCAAGGAGGAACACGAGAGCAAAGGCCATGCTGGCCGCTTCGGGGCCGGGCTGCCCCGGATCAATGACGGGGCCTTTCTCTTTCTCCAGCATATGCTCTCTAAGATGAAGCCGGAAGGCAGTCGCATCGGTATCGTCTTTAACGGCTCGCCCCTGTTTACCGGCCAGGCCGGGAGTGGTGAAAGTGAGATTCGCAAGTGGATCATTGAAAACGACTGGCTGGAGGCTGTGGTCGCCCTGCCGGATCAACTCTTTTATAATACCGGGATTGCGACCTATGTCTGGATACTCTCCAATCATAAAAGCGCAGAACGCAAGGGCAAGGTGCAGCTGATCAACGCCACCGGGGCCAAGGATGATAAGTTGCTCAAAGAGGGTAAGCTGGACTTTAACCGCTTCTGGCAGAAGATGCCCCGCAGTCTGGGCAATAAGCGCAAGGCCATTGCGGAAAACGGCGCGGAAAAGGGGATCGGCTTTATTGCCAATCTGTACGGCGATTTTCAGGAAAATGAGTTCTGCAAGATCTATCCCAATGCCTTTTTCGGGTACTGGCGGGTGGTTGTTGAACGGCCTTTGATAATGGAGAACGGACAGGTGAAAAGGGATAAAAAGGGCCAGCCCAAACCTGATCCCAAGTTGCGGGATTATGAGAACATCCCCTTTCTGCGCAAGGATGAGCGCGGTCGGTTGGTTCCGCAGAGTATTGAAGAATACTTTGAGCGGGAGGTCAAACCGCACGTACCAGGGGCGTGGATTGATGAGAGCAAGACCAAGACCGGGTATGAAATCAACTTTACCAAGTATTTTTATGAGTTCAAGCCGCTGCGCTCGCTGGCCGAGATTCGGGCGGATATTCTGCGGTTGGAAGAGGAAACTGCGGAGTTGGAAAGGAGGGTTTTGATATGA
- a CDS encoding M48 family metallopeptidase: MHNIILLLLCLLSLCTVGCDENTDMRLATEAGIDAVRAVALTDKAVQRMAVRSSAYADSKQRVAPATSKYARRLQRLVGDHYQTGELTFNYKVYLAQEVNAFAMADGTIRVYSGLMDMFTDDELRFVIGHEMGHVAMKHIHKKLRIAYASSAVRKAIAATDSTAGEIARSQLGGFVKVLLGAQFSQLEEKEADDYSLIFMREQGYAAQAAVTALKKLATLGNNHSFLSSHPAPGKRAERLQQQLEGKAVSIADQKKGLWEKTKGAVLMVVNLLLGLLRWLAGLL, encoded by the coding sequence ATGCACAATATCATCCTGTTGCTCCTTTGTTTGCTCTCTCTCTGTACGGTCGGTTGTGATGAAAACACCGATATGCGGCTTGCCACCGAGGCAGGCATTGACGCAGTGCGCGCGGTTGCCCTGACAGATAAGGCGGTTCAGCGGATGGCGGTTCGGTCCTCTGCCTATGCGGACAGCAAGCAAAGGGTGGCGCCAGCCACGAGTAAATACGCCCGACGTCTCCAGCGGCTGGTGGGCGATCATTATCAGACAGGCGAACTGACCTTTAACTATAAGGTCTACCTGGCCCAGGAGGTCAATGCCTTTGCCATGGCGGACGGAACCATCCGGGTCTACAGCGGCCTGATGGATATGTTCACCGATGATGAGTTGCGTTTTGTTATCGGGCATGAGATGGGCCATGTGGCCATGAAGCATATCCATAAAAAACTTCGGATAGCCTATGCCTCCAGCGCGGTGCGCAAGGCCATTGCTGCCACTGATAGCACTGCTGGCGAGATTGCCCGGTCACAGCTCGGGGGCTTTGTCAAGGTCTTGCTGGGGGCCCAGTTTTCCCAGCTGGAGGAAAAAGAGGCAGATGATTACAGCTTGATCTTTATGCGGGAACAGGGATATGCTGCGCAGGCCGCTGTTACGGCCCTGAAGAAGCTCGCCACCCTGGGCAATAACCATTCCTTTTTATCCAGCCATCCTGCTCCGGGCAAACGGGCAGAACGCCTGCAGCAGCAGCTGGAGGGCAAGGCGGTCAGCATTGCAGACCAGAAAAAAGGCCTGTGGGAAAAGACCAAGGGGGCGGTGCTCATGGTGGTGAATCTGCTGCTTGGCCTCCTTCGTTGGCTGGCCGGGCTTTTGTAG